From a single Sediminibacterium sp. KACHI17 genomic region:
- a CDS encoding serine O-acetyltransferase, giving the protein MTEEQFIQNLFKRNRKALNYFPDKVLSENFTNDLFNFLFGSYQREFDSEKKLADAYQDLKHTFSVILFELLKEESSVKKHTETFFEALPAIYQALLIDADTVLRFDPAAQSIEEVLIAYPGFYATAVYRLSHQLYIQGIKTLPRLLSEYAHSKTGIDIHPGATIGAAFAIDHGTGIVIGETAVIGERVKIYQGVTLGALNVSKELASMKRHPTIEDDVIIYSGATILGGETIIGSGSIIGGNIWLTHSVPPNSVVYHKSEIRIKDKDPFPEPLNFVI; this is encoded by the coding sequence ATGACAGAAGAACAATTCATACAAAATTTGTTTAAGCGTAATAGAAAGGCATTGAATTATTTTCCTGACAAAGTCTTGTCAGAAAATTTTACAAATGACTTATTCAATTTTTTGTTTGGATCTTATCAGCGGGAATTTGATTCTGAAAAGAAATTAGCAGATGCGTATCAGGATTTGAAACATACTTTTTCAGTCATACTCTTTGAATTATTGAAAGAGGAATCGTCAGTAAAAAAGCATACAGAAACATTCTTTGAGGCTTTACCTGCTATTTATCAAGCATTACTCATAGACGCAGATACCGTATTACGTTTTGACCCGGCCGCACAATCGATAGAAGAGGTATTGATTGCTTACCCGGGATTTTATGCTACTGCTGTATATCGATTATCACATCAGCTGTATATACAAGGCATTAAAACCTTACCAAGGCTGCTTTCCGAATATGCACATAGTAAAACGGGAATCGATATTCATCCAGGTGCTACCATTGGTGCTGCATTTGCGATCGATCATGGAACCGGGATCGTTATTGGCGAAACAGCTGTGATCGGTGAAAGAGTAAAGATCTATCAAGGGGTAACATTGGGAGCGTTGAATGTTTCTAAAGAGCTTGCTAGTATGAAGAGACATCCGACCATTGAAGATGATGTGATCATTTATTCCGGTGCTACTATTTTAGGCGGAGAAACGATCATCGGCAGCGGGAGTATCATTGGTGGAAATATCTGGTTAACACATAGTGTTCCCCCCAATTCAGTGGTCTATCATAAAAGTGAAATACGCATCAAAGACAAAGACCCATTTCCTGAACCTTTAAATTTTGTGATTTAA